One Neoarius graeffei isolate fNeoGra1 chromosome 16, fNeoGra1.pri, whole genome shotgun sequence DNA segment encodes these proteins:
- the LOC132900100 gene encoding hemoglobin subunit alpha-like produces the protein MSLSAKDKSVVKDFWAKVAPKADEIGAEALGRLFEAFPQTKTYFSHWSDLHPGSDQVKHHGGVIAKKIGDAVAHIDDLRGALSSLSDLHAFKLRVDPANFKLLAQTLEVSIALYFPKEFTPEVQVSFDKFLQNVALALSEKYR, from the exons ATGAGTCTCTCAGCGAAAGACAAAAGCGTCGTCAAAGACTTTTGGGCCAAGGTCGCTCCAAAGGCTGATGAAATTGGCGCCGAGGCACTTGGCAG gctTTTCGAGGCCTTCCCTCAGACAAAGACCTACTTCAGTCACTGGTCTGATCTTCACCCCGGATCAGATCAAGTGAAACATCACGGAGGTGTAATTGCAAAGAAAATTGGAGacgctgttgcccacatcgacgaTCTTCGCGGAGCTCTAAGCTCACTCAGCGACCTGCACGCTTTCAAGCTCCGTGTTGACCCTGCTAATTTCAAA CTCCTGGCCCAGACCCTCGAGGTGAGCATTGCCTTGTACTTCCCCAAGGAGTTCACCCCCGAAGTTCAAGTGTCTTTTGACAAGTTTCTTCAGAACGTGGCCCTTGCTCTGTCTGAGAAGTACCGCTGA